The region ACAAAGACAGGCTGTCAGCTCATCTCTATATGGCACTGTAAACTCATTCCTGGAGCCAGGAGTCATCCACAGCAACTGGATCAACTCTGCTCCTCTGCTTATTTTAGAATAAGGTCTCTGTAAAAGTGGCTCCTGACTGCTGTTTGAATAGCTCTTAGAAAGAAATCCCTAGCTAGGAACTTTTAGAGCCAAATTAGAAAGAGACATGAATATAGTATATAAAACTGCAAACATCAGTAGCTTGCCAAGAATTATTGggagaaatacagtatatagaggGATGACAGAGCGATCACcttcatattttaatatgtacTTCAACTTACATCATACTGTTTTAGGAGATGATCTAAAGATTCCCCAAGGTACACCATCAAACACCGAATGACACCATCTCTGGTCAAGTTAGTGCTAGGATTGGTTGGAGCCTGAAATGACAAAAAGAAGCATTATTAAGGGGTAAAAACTGTCCACTGACCTAAAACTTTTTAAAGATGAAATTTTTAGGTGTCTTATTTTACTGTTATATGAAACTCCATCAAGGCTCCTTGATGTGCTGTTTCAGGGACCAGTCTATTGAAACACTTCCTGTCATTACTGAGGTTTTCAGGTAACCAACTATGGCTCCAGGAAGTCATTGTTCCCAGCAAAGCAATAGTGCATAGCACATGAGCCTGAATTACAGGCTAGCATTACTTCTTGTAAATTTAAGTAAGACGCAAATTATATTCCAACCCATTCCTAACCCttcctaaaataaaacattagctaacatacAGTAACTCATTGAAGGACACCTTGAGTAGGATGGCCTGCAACCTCAACCCCATGGTTCCACCTTTGGCGTGGAAGAGATTCAGAAGCCTGGGAGTGTATTCATCTAGCTTGGACATGAACTTTGATTCAAGGTGCACCATTGTGATTCTGTAAAACTCATCCTGGATCTGAAAGATAAATGAAACTAGTGTACATAATAGTTCTTACAACATTTTAAAAGCAGGAAATAACCTTACACTGGTTCTGGAGTTTGATCTAGCAAATATGATTTAGAAAATAGtaacaaaacatacattttgtttaaaatatgcAAAACCACCGGTGCAGTCCTTTACAATGGATTAGGAATATTTCTAATTAGCATGCATTTGTAACTCACTTGAGATGCCTCAAATAGAGCGGGCCATCTGATTTTGATGTCCTCTATGCTGGATGACTGGTAGACAATTTCATTTCTtctgtgtgcaaatgttttgcccattttttcttttatcaCTTCGTTGTTGTCCCTTTTTCTCACTTCAGTAAGCAGCTGAATCCTCTCTTGTTCTTGACTTTCTTCATTCTCTCCTGCCGGGGAAGGGGGGAGGTAGTTAACCTCTGCCTTTCTAGGCTTTTTTACACTCTTTGCAGACTTCTGGTCCGCAGGGCTTTTGCGTTTGTGTGCATTGCACATCACTTCAGGAACACCAAAGCCTCGGAGTTTGGTGCAATAATTTGCCATCTTGTACTTCAAGCTTTGTTGCCAGCCATAGAAACCTGAGAAGGAGCCGGGTTCTTTGAGAAATGGATACTTCTTGCAAAGTGCCTCAGCAACGTCACTGATCTGTGCACCTGATGGATacgctgtatatatatatatatagtttcaGACAGCTTCTGCCTTAACCTTTGAAGCATTCAGAAGTGTTCCATTCTTCTGATAGTCTTCAGCGGCTCTTTCAAGGCACATCTCAGTTTCATATGCAAACTGTGGAATAGGGAACTCCTTTGGCCATGGTTGGCATCT is a window of Conger conger chromosome 1, fConCon1.1, whole genome shotgun sequence DNA encoding:
- the LOC133110514 gene encoding uncharacterized protein LOC133110514, whose translation is MANYCTKLRGFGVPEVMCNAHKRKSPADQKSAKSVKKPRKAEVNYLPPSPAGENEESQEQERIQLLTEVRKRDNNEVIKEKMGKTFAHRRNEIVYQSSSIEDIKIRWPALFEASQIQDEFYRITMVHLESKFMSKLDEYTPRLLNLFHAKGGTMGLRLQAILLKAPTNPSTNLTRDGVIRCLMVYLGESLDHLLKQYDDGDEDSVSQDLTAQRMKIYSIKTNTSDGPDDVGIVVEGMKVLTALGNLPRACSMLLGLTYAVKLAYPKELRYTFEVFQKLLLELDCSKLSPKVNSLKNKLLA